The nucleotide window ACCGGCACGCTTTTCCCATACTCGCTCCACCATAACGCGAGTGCCTCCATCGTCGGCCCGAGCGCACGGGCCTTTGCCGTCATTTCATATTCGACGCGAGGGGGCACTTCTGCGAAGACTGTTCGCGACACCAGCCCATCGTTTTCGAGCTCACGAAGTTGTGCCGTCAGCATGTGCTGGGTGATGCCGCTAATCGCCTTGCGCAGTTCTCCGAAACGATAGATCCGCTGGTTCAACAACCACATGATTTCCAGCTTCCACTTGCCTGAAAGCAGCGCAAATGCACGGCGCATTTCCTCGTGCATGTTGATCTGATCATCACCATTGGTCTGGTTTTCCATACTAAGCACCACTTTTTCATCCTACTTGTAGCTTTTCATATTAGGCGACATCTTTGGCCTGAGTCGACGTATTAACACTTGCTCAGGAAAACCTCATGATCGAAAACTATGTTTATTGGATCAGCACGGCACTGCTGTCGCTGCTCTATTTCGCTTCCGCCTCCATGTACATCGCCAAGGGCGACTATGTTCGAAATGCACAAGCGGAGTTGGGCTATTCAGCCTCCTACCTGGTGCCTTTCATGATCGTGGTCAAGGTACTTGGGCCTGCCGCGATTCTGTGGCGCTTTAACGTGGCGCTCAGTGATCTTGCCTATGTCGGCATGTTTTATCACCTGCTGCTTTCCGCTTTAGCACACCTGGGTGTTCGCAAGCCCAAAGGCTCTATCCCGGCAGTTGTAGGACTCATCCTCTTGGTTGCCTCCTTCATGACACAAAACGCTGTTCGCGATCTTCCGTCGCCTTACCCACCGCTGACGGCGGTCATCCAGACGCCTCTTAAATAAAAGGAGACTTATATGACTCGACTCAATGGGAAAGTAGCCATCGTCACTGGAGCCGGTCGCGGCATCGGCCGCGCCACAGCGAAGTTGCGGCGGATGTGCCTGCTCCGACTAACGTACTTGGCCGTTATGGATCGCCCGAAGAGGACATTGCGCCGGTGGTGCTGTTTCTCGCCAGTAAAGATGGGCAATTTTTGACGGGGTATAGCCTGACGCCGGACGGTGGTCAGATCATCGATAGTGCGCGCTGATTTTACCGTCTAGTCAGCAACCGATTGCTCCACTGGGACCACAAGACTCGCCTTGGCGCATCTTGTGTTTTTTCAAGCGATGCTCTCCGATGCAACAGGCTCCCGCGAGGTTGCGCGTGCAGCCAGGAAGGCAAGAACAGCCGCCACGCCCAGCAACGCGGCGCTCAGCTCGAAGGTCGTTCGATAACCGCTTGAGTCAAAGACCAGCCCGCCCACGGTTGCTCCCGATGCAATGGCCAGTTGAATGATCGCCACCATTAAGCCGCCTCCCGCTTCAGCAGCCTCTGGCAATGTTCTGGCCAGCCATGTCCACCATCCCACCGGTGCAGCAGTCGCAACCAATCCCCAGAGGCCCAGCAAGACAGTCGTGGTTGCGGCCGAACTGCCGAACGAAACCAGCGCCAGTGCAATCACCGCCATCAAGATCGGGATGACGATGAGGGTGCGATGCAGGCCATTTTTCAAGAATGGTTCAATCAGGAAGGTTCCCGCGAGGCCCGCCAGACCCAGGACGAGCAACATCAGCGACAGCATGGAAACACTGACGTGCGTGACCGTTTCAAGGAAGGGGCGCAAATAGGTAAACAGCATGAACTGACCCATGAAAAAGACGCTGACCGCCACCATGCCTAACGCGACCGGTAGGCTTTGCATCAACCTGAAGACATTTCCAGTGCCTGAACCGCACTGCGACTTCATCGCTGGAAGGCTGAACAGAAGCCAGGCAGAGGCGACTATCGCGACCGGAATGACGCACAAGAATGCGCCGCGCCAGCCGATCAAGGCGCCGAGAAAACTGCCCAAAGGTGCTGCAATCACTGTCGCCAGAGCGTTGCCGCCGTTGACGATTGCCATTGCGCGAGTGATCTGGTCATCAGGCACCAGGCGCATGGCGGTTGCCGCCGACAGCGACCAGAAGCCGCCTATCGCCACACCGATCAACGCGCGGCCGATCATGAACATCCAGTAGTTCGGCGCGAACGCAACCACTGTTCCGGAAAGGATCATCAACAGTGTCAGGGAAAGGAGCAGCGGTTTGCGGTCGACCCGCGCAGCCACTGAAGCAATCAGGAGGCTGGCAAACAGCGCAAACAACCCAGAGACGGAAAGGCCCTGGCCCGCTTGCCCCTCGGTGATATGCAAATCGGCGGCAATCGGCGTCAGCAGGCTGACCGGCATGAATTCCGATGCCACCAGGACGAAGGCAGCGAGCGACATGGCGAATACGGCGCCCCACGATTGTTCAGTGCTCCGGTGGGCTGGGAGGGAGTGACGGGTCATTGATTGAATCCTGTAATGCGCGAAGCGTCGCGACCCCGGGAACGAGGCCGCGAGATAACCGGTGCCCGGCCGGGGCACCGGCAAGCTACTTCAGGTTGCTTTTG belongs to Pseudomonas sp. B21-015 and includes:
- a CDS encoding DoxX family protein, whose protein sequence is MIENYVYWISTALLSLLYFASASMYIAKGDYVRNAQAELGYSASYLVPFMIVVKVLGPAAILWRFNVALSDLAYVGMFYHLLLSALAHLGVRKPKGSIPAVVGLILLVASFMTQNAVRDLPSPYPPLTAVIQTPLK
- a CDS encoding MFS transporter codes for the protein MTRHSLPAHRSTEQSWGAVFAMSLAAFVLVASEFMPVSLLTPIAADLHITEGQAGQGLSVSGLFALFASLLIASVAARVDRKPLLLSLTLLMILSGTVVAFAPNYWMFMIGRALIGVAIGGFWSLSAATAMRLVPDDQITRAMAIVNGGNALATVIAAPLGSFLGALIGWRGAFLCVIPVAIVASAWLLFSLPAMKSQCGSGTGNVFRLMQSLPVALGMVAVSVFFMGQFMLFTYLRPFLETVTHVSVSMLSLMLLVLGLAGLAGTFLIEPFLKNGLHRTLIVIPILMAVIALALVSFGSSAATTTVLLGLWGLVATAAPVGWWTWLARTLPEAAEAGGGLMVAIIQLAIASGATVGGLVFDSSGYRTTFELSAALLGVAAVLAFLAARATSREPVASESIA
- a CDS encoding short-chain dehydrogenase/reductase, producing MPAPTNVLGRYGSPEEDIAPVVLFLASKDGQFLTGYSLTPDGGQIIDSAR
- a CDS encoding helix-turn-helix domain-containing protein, which translates into the protein MENQTNGDDQINMHEEMRRAFALLSGKWKLEIMWLLNQRIYRFGELRKAISGITQHMLTAQLRELENDGLVSRTVFAEVPPRVEYEMTAKARALGPTMEALALWWSEYGKSVPVKPNSRGRKPEST